Part of the Thermodesulfobacteriota bacterium genome, AATGACCCGAAGATCGGGAGCCATAGCGCTTATAGCGTAATCCCTCTAGCTACAGCGTATTATAAAGCTCAATCGCCTAATCGATAATTGAAAATGGACAGAATCAACCCTATGTAGTTAAAATAAATTTGATTCAAGGAGTGTAAACGTATGTATGTACAAAAGGGAAAGGTCAGGATGCCCGATCTCAACAGCGGCAAATGGATAAACTCAAAGGAAATCACTAAAGATGAGCTGGCAGGGAACGTAGTACTAATAGACTTCTGGGATTATACATGTGTGAACTGTATAAGGACCCTTCCATATATTAGAGAATGGTACAAAAGATATAAGGATAAAGGCTTGGAGATTATTGGTGTGCACGCCCCCGAATTTACATTCTCAAAGACTGAAGAGAATGTAATAAAGGGCATCGAGGAATTGGAAATTAAGTATCCTGTAGTGATGGATAACGATTACAAGATCTGGCAAGCATTCGCAAACCGTTATTGGCCATCAAAGTATCTCATTGATAAAGATGGCTATTTCCGGTATGCACACTTTGGTGAGGGAAATTATATTGAGACAGAACTTGCAATTCAGATGCTCCTTAAGGAGATCGATCCGGATGTCGATCTTCCGGATCCTATGAAGCCGGTGAGAAATATGGACACCCCGGGTATTCACTGCTACAGGGTAAGTCCTGAACTATATTTCGGTCACAGCCGTGGAAAACTCGGAAATATCGAAGAAGCAAAGAAAGACGAAGCGCAGGAATTTAAAAGCCCGGACATTACACAGGAAGATACAATATATGTTGAGGGCAAATGGATTAGCTCTTCTGAATACATGGTCCCTGCCTTAATTGATTCGTCGGAGAAGGCGCACATATACTTAAAATACACCTCTTCAGAAGTAAACCTCGTAATCAACCCCAAAAAGGAAAAGGGCTTTAAGGTTTTTATTTTGCAAGATAATAAACATCTCGACCCTGAGAATGCGGGTGATGACGTGGAGTATGACTCCAATGGTGAAAGCTATATCGTTGCAAGTGATCCAAAAATGTATAACCTGATAAAAAATAAAACTGCTGGCTCACATCTGCTCCACCTGTCAACTAATTCCAATGGATTTTCAGCATATGCCTTTACCTTCATAAGCTGTGTAATCTGACAAATACTATTGCAGCTTCAGTCAACAACTGGGATAGCACCTAGTACTTCTAAACCCCGTGCATATATCTGACCGGGTGCTTGTCCAAACGTGATTCCATCCTTCGGATAAGAATTTTTGCTTCGAGGAGGCACCGTGACCGGTAGCACATCTACCCCCTCTGAAATCTGTCTTCCATAATATCTAGAAGATGTAGAATAATACCTTAGCCTAATTAATACATCCTTATAGGTTATCTCACTCGTATTTTCAATAGTAACACCCTTGATAATACCTACCCCAAAAGGCGCATAAATAGACCAGTCAGTAACGTTAATGTACCATTCCGGATGATCTATCATCGATTTTAGCCTATCCTGGTCATCAGCTTTAACGATCGAGACAATCGTGACAAGAATTAATAAGGTGTTTAGTGTTAAACGCATCATCTACCGATGAATTATGTATTTTCAAAAATCTATCGACAATTAGCTCAAAACGCAATGTTCAGGAATAATTAATGCTACTTCGAAACATCTAAAGATCATGCCCTTTATATTTTTATCGAGTTTGTTAATCTCGAGCAAGTTTAGAGTAAATAAAGAAGATGCGACAGGTATCCTCTATTAAAATTCTATTTCTAATCGTGTCCATTTCTTTTTTCGCTTGCGCTAGCAGGCCCGTGGAGGAAAATCATTTCGAGCTTGTTAAAACAGCTAGAGCGGATGAAAAGAGCTATGGTATATGGTATTTCGTAACAAAGGTGGAAAAGGATAGAAAATTCAGGGTGTACGTTGCGAAAGAGAGCATTTCAATAGAGAATGATGAAAGGCGATCCTGGAGCAAGCTCCTATTTGATCAGGATCAAACTGATGAGGATGGAACTAAATACAAAGAGGTTTATATCTATTCAACTGTAAATTGCTCCAACAGAACATATTCATATAAATCAGCCCGGTTCTATAGCTCACTAGGTGAATTAGTTTTCAGTGAGAAAATATCTCAAGAGCCTGTACCCATAATGCCTGACAGTGTAAGCGATCACGTAGCAAAATTTGTCTGTGCTTATTCAGAAGATAAATAACGTTGCGGAGTGTTAATCACAAATCCCTCCTTGGAATGCACAGTGAGGGTTCCGGCTCCCATTTCTTGATCAACCCATCACCCGCGCTAATCTGCTCTGGCGTCATCTCTTGCCTTATTTTGTCAATTAACTTTTTGGCCTGATTCTCTTCGCGAGGAGAACCCGATTCGCTTGCTAAACCTAACCACTTATAAGCCATTATAAAATCCTTATTCACACCACATCCTCTTCCACATTGAAAGGGCGAGTATTGTATTTCACTGTGTGAATACATCACCCCTAGCGCATTTTGAGCCTGAGGTTGGCCGTGATCAGCGGCCTTAGTCCACAACTCTCTCGCCTTTTCAAAGCTCTTAGTTACTGCCCTTCCCTCGAAATAAAGCAACCCCAAGCTAAATTCCGCATCGCAATCCCCATCCTCCGCAAGTGGTTCCCAGTATTTACGCGCAATATCATACTCACCATACTCGTACCAACGGAGACCTATTGTGTACTTATCTTTTTCCGTAAAATCTCGCACCGGATTTGGCAACTGGCTCTTTATCTGTTTTATATCCTGACAGGCCACCACAAGAATAATCACAACAAGAATAAAGAACTCTATAATTGGCACATTTAAAATTTTCACATTAAGATTTGCTAAAGCTAAATAGAAATTTACAAGTTTTGTTATCAGCCACCCCAGAAATTCATAGATTTAAATGCCTTAAAGTATTCTTCAGTCAATCCTTCCCAAATAGAAGTCGATTAAATTCTCATTTTTTTTCATTTGTGGTTAAAGTCATACCCTTCTGTTTTGTTGCTTCCGCTTCTAGCTGAGGTACTTGTGAATAATTATTATGTCTTAAGGATTGACGAATACGACCCAAGAGTTCTTTTCGGCTGATACGTCCCCCAGTATCTCGCATGTGTTTACCGAAATTATAAGTGAATGCCCCATTGTAAGCCCCATTGATATACGCATCCGCAGATGTCTGGTTATCCTTACATCCTGCCCATAGCACATGATTTAGGGTGCTCCTATTCTTTGACTTAAAACCCTTTGTGGGCTTCAACTCTTCCT contains:
- a CDS encoding redoxin domain-containing protein; this encodes MYVQKGKVRMPDLNSGKWINSKEITKDELAGNVVLIDFWDYTCVNCIRTLPYIREWYKRYKDKGLEIIGVHAPEFTFSKTEENVIKGIEELEIKYPVVMDNDYKIWQAFANRYWPSKYLIDKDGYFRYAHFGEGNYIETELAIQMLLKEIDPDVDLPDPMKPVRNMDTPGIHCYRVSPELYFGHSRGKLGNIEEAKKDEAQEFKSPDITQEDTIYVEGKWISSSEYMVPALIDSSEKAHIYLKYTSSEVNLVINPKKEKGFKVFILQDNKHLDPENAGDDVEYDSNGESYIVASDPKMYNLIKNKTAGSHLLHLSTNSNGFSAYAFTFISCVI
- a CDS encoding surface-adhesin E family protein; amino-acid sequence: MRQVSSIKILFLIVSISFFACASRPVEENHFELVKTARADEKSYGIWYFVTKVEKDRKFRVYVAKESISIENDERRSWSKLLFDQDQTDEDGTKYKEVYIYSTVNCSNRTYSYKSARFYSSLGELVFSEKISQEPVPIMPDSVSDHVAKFVCAYSEDK
- a CDS encoding tetratricopeptide repeat protein, which produces MKILNVPIIEFFILVVIILVVACQDIKQIKSQLPNPVRDFTEKDKYTIGLRWYEYGEYDIARKYWEPLAEDGDCDAEFSLGLLYFEGRAVTKSFEKARELWTKAADHGQPQAQNALGVMYSHSEIQYSPFQCGRGCGVNKDFIMAYKWLGLASESGSPREENQAKKLIDKIRQEMTPEQISAGDGLIKKWEPEPSLCIPRRDL